Genomic segment of bacterium:
AGTCGCAGACTCGGCCTCGAGGGTATGTACCCGGCCGCTGATCACCACTACCACCATCGGTGTGCCGGTCGCCGCTATTCGAGCCACCAACTGCGACTGCACACCGGGGAGGCTGAGGTCGGTGGCGTCACGGGCTTCCCCGACGGTCGCGTCAGCAACCAGCCCGGAGCGGGCGCCCACGCAGACGATGGCCACGTCGGCTGACTCTGCGGCGGCGATCGCTTCGTCGATACCGGATGCGTCGTCGCCGTCATCGGCGCACCCCACAGCATGGATGACCTCGGTGTCAGGCAACGCAGCCCGCAGTCCGTCCAGCGGCGTCACATGGGGGGTGAAATGCGGTCCCGGGGAGAACGTGCCCCCGGCTTCGGGCAGTTGGTCGACCCCCTGCTCCAAGCCGAGGGCCTCCATGGCTTCGAGCATTTCTGCACTGCGATTCTGGTAGATGATCTCCAGGTGGGTCGGATAGTGGTAGTCGCCCTGGAGGAGGCGGGGATCATTGGCATGGGGGCCGATGACTGCCAACTTTGACATCGACGGGCTGAGGGGCAGCACGCCATCGTTCTTGAGCAGGATCACTCCTTCAGCCGCGGCCCGGCGGGCCAGCGCTCTCTGGTCGGGCGTGTCGAATACCGCCAACGCGGCATCAGCGTCGACGTAGGGGTTCTCGAGCAAGCCGAGCTGGATCTTCTGGGCCAGCACTCGGGCACAGGACTCATCGATGATTGACTCGTCGATTCGGCCTTCTCGAACTGCGGTGGGCAGGTGTTTGTAGCAGTCGAGTGCCGGCAGTTCGACATCGAGTCCCGCACTGAGCGCTTGGATGGCTGACTCAGAGGGATCTGCGGCGGTCATGTGGTTGAAGTGCAGCTGCATGACTGCGAAGTAATCGGCCACCACCGTGCCGGCAAAGCCCAGCTCGCCCCGCAGGAGATCAGTGAGCATCGCCCGGCTGGCCGCCACGGGCACTCCGTCGATGGACGAGTAGCTGTTCATGATCGACGCCAAGCCGGCCTCGCGGATGGCGGCTGCGAACGGCTCGGCGTAAACCTCGCGAAGCTCCCGGCCGCCGAGGTGAACCGGCGCCTGGTTGCGGCCGCCCAGGGAGTACCCGTAGCCCAAGAAGTGCTTGCCGGTACACACCACACCGTTGGCCAAATCGTCGGTCTGGAGCCCTTTCACATAGGCAACGCCCATCCGGGCGCACAGCTCGGGGGACTCTCCGTAGGTCTCCTCCACCCGGCCCCATCGGGGGTCCCGGGCGACATCCAAGACGGGGGAGAGGTTGTGGCGGGCTCCGACGGCGGTCATTTGGGTGCGGATCACCTCTGCGACCTCGGCCATCAGGTCCACATCCCAGGTGGCGGCCAAGCCCAGCCCCTGGGGAAAGGTGGTGGCCCCACGGTGAAGGAATCCGCCGACCCCCTCCTCATGGATCACCGCGGGGATTCCCAGTCGAGTGCGTTTCACCAGTACTTGCTGGATGTCGTTGCCGAGCTTGGCTGATTCGTCAGCCAGCAATCCGGTGCTCGCACCGATTCGGGTGACTTGGCCGATGCCATCGGCCAGGGCCTCGGCCGCATGGTCAGCGTCGAAGGCCTCGTCTTGCACCAGAGCAGTAAGCCAAACCGTCCCGAGCTGGGCCACCTTCTCCTCCAGAGTCATGCGCCCCAGGAGGTCGGCAACTCGGTCGTCGATGGCTGCGTTCGGATCCCGGTAGGTCTCAGTCATGGGGGCCCTTGGTGTCGCTCAGACCTTCTTGGGGTC
This window contains:
- a CDS encoding glycoside hydrolase family 3 C-terminal domain-containing protein; translation: MTETYRDPNAAIDDRVADLLGRMTLEEKVAQLGTVWLTALVQDEAFDADHAAEALADGIGQVTRIGASTGLLADESAKLGNDIQQVLVKRTRLGIPAVIHEEGVGGFLHRGATTFPQGLGLAATWDVDLMAEVAEVIRTQMTAVGARHNLSPVLDVARDPRWGRVEETYGESPELCARMGVAYVKGLQTDDLANGVVCTGKHFLGYGYSLGGRNQAPVHLGGRELREVYAEPFAAAIREAGLASIMNSYSSIDGVPVAASRAMLTDLLRGELGFAGTVVADYFAVMQLHFNHMTAADPSESAIQALSAGLDVELPALDCYKHLPTAVREGRIDESIIDESCARVLAQKIQLGLLENPYVDADAALAVFDTPDQRALARRAAAEGVILLKNDGVLPLSPSMSKLAVIGPHANDPRLLQGDYHYPTHLEIIYQNRSAEMLEAMEALGLEQGVDQLPEAGGTFSPGPHFTPHVTPLDGLRAALPDTEVIHAVGCADDGDDASGIDEAIAAAESADVAIVCVGARSGLVADATVGEARDATDLSLPGVQSQLVARIAATGTPMVVVVISGRVHTLEAESATANALIWSILPGEEGGSAIAQVLTGKVNPSGRLPVTLPLHVGQIPLHHDMRRRGDRSEFYGSYVDRDTDALYWFGHGLSYTTFEYGEPSVVAGSTTEATTISVPVANNGQHDGDEVVQLYVTDEVASVARPIRELIGFARVPIPAGETCTVTFTVHPSRLAFHGLDMALATEPGAFTFRVGGSSLDLNMREAPVELTGDTTSYDRQSIIATSVDIS